The Elgaria multicarinata webbii isolate HBS135686 ecotype San Diego chromosome 1, rElgMul1.1.pri, whole genome shotgun sequence genome includes the window TACAGGAGCCATTTTCTTGAGATGTCCCTTCCTAAATGTGCTACTACTTGCAATCGTTTGGAAGAGCATTAAAACGTTGCAGTCTGTAGAACAAGAAAAGTCAATTAGCCGTTGAATAACAGAAACAAAGAGTTGGAGGAGACCAGAATATCATGTGTCCAAATCTTCTTCCATGAGGCATCAGCCTCTAAAATCAGTTGAATCCTTCGCTGTTGAAATTCTGACTATTTGATAGCTTCTTTATCTTATTGTTGGACGAATTATCAGCAGACAATATTAATCtataatgtaagaaagaaactGAATTCATTGTGTTTGTCGTTGTCTACCTATTTACATTGTTGTATTTGGTCTCTGCAGCAACAGCATTTAATTGAATTAATTCGGCAGCGTGAGACAGAAGCTGCACTGGAATTTGCTCAGACGCAGTTAGCAGAACAAGGAGAAGAAAGCCGGGAATGTTTGACGGAGATGGAGCGCACTCTTGCCCTCCTTGCTTTCGACAACCCAGAGGAATCGCCTTTTGGAGACTTGCTCAACATGATGCAGAGACAGAAAGTAATTGTGTTTTCCCTTGTGGAAGCTAAAACTAGATAACTGCATGAGTCTTACAAAGacacctttaaatttgcttttattACATTATAACGAGAAGGTAGCTTTTTAGAATTATGCTTTTTATCATCTCACCTAGTAAGCTGGGATTGGGCTAAGATCGGCTCTCTCTTTTCCAAACATTTACaggttgatttattttattagtatTGTTATTCCATCATCTGCCCAGAGTTTGAAAAGCACAATAGGATGTCAAGTTTAACCACTGGGTTATGTCACAATTTTTTTTCCTAACAGCAAGTCCCATTGCTGCTTCAAAGCCCCCATTTTTGGAAGCTTCCGAGATTCTTGTGCCCTTCCAGGCTAGACTCAACAGGGCAGGAGTTGGacaggcaatctttgcctccacaTCCTCTAATCTCTTTTAGTTTTGTTAGGAAGGTTACTTAGCTCATTTAGCAAGGGCATTTTGGAAGGGGAGGACAGGTGGCTAGAGGAAgctcaggataaattgtatcctggcctctctggtggTGTCCTCTTCCTGCCCATCGgaacgccccctttccccctctcagaCGTCGGGGAGGCAGGTGGGACAGTTCTCTCTGCATGGGCTGTGAAGAGGTGGTGGTCGGATCTCAGACTCTCCCTCCTGAAGTTGGAGCGCTGTGTCCAAACTTGGATGGTGTTTTCTGAGCCATCCTATGTTCCCTGGGACACTCACCCAGGGACCATACGATTGCTCTCTTAATAAATTCACTTTAGTTGATCAAATGGAGGTGATAAATTTTAATTGGTGAGGCAAAGAATACAATGAATGGGTATGTTACTTTGGTTCTGTTTTACTCTTATAGGGTATGACTTTGAAAATATTTCTGACAGCTTTCCCGCCCATGGTAACTTTGACGTTTTATATCTGACTTCCTTTCAAAAAGGCACATATGTTGAGGGTTTATTTCAGTATTATAAAAGTCCACCTTGGTAGCTATTTAGCATATGAGATGGTATATAACTGTTGTTGATGGTGATAATAATATGAATCAGCTAAGTTTAAAAGCAGATGATTGCTCTTTAATCAGTTCATAAGCCCTCATATGTAAACAAACACTGAAACATCATCTTAAAATCCAGCTACTAATGAACTCTCTACTCATCTTCAGTTATAAACCACTTACTTAAATACAGTCTTCTGTCTTGTTTGGAGGATACAAATTCACAGGTTTTGGATTAAGGCCTTTATGGAAAGGCAGTTCGAAACTGGCCTTCAGGCTTGGTCAAAGGACTATTCATTTTTATAGTACTTGTAATTTACGAAGTGTTTTACAATACCCTGTAATCCATGCAATATATTTTTAATGCTCCTATTTTATAGATGGGCCATCACTACTATGGAAGAATTTGGTCCTCCAGGTCAAAACCCAACAGTCAGTGGATCACTTTGGCTCTCTTTGTCATAGGCATATATTGTACTAAACTAAgttgcttctttctctctctaggtGTGGAGTGAAGTTAACCAAGCTGTTCTAGACTATGAAAATCGTGAGTCGACACCCAAGCTGGCTAAATTACTGAAATTACTACTGTGGGCTCAGAACGAGCTGGACCAGAAGAAAGTAAAATATCCCAAAATGACAGACCTCAGCAAGGGGACAATTGAGGAACCCAAGTAAAATGTGCAGGTGGACACTAAACCTCAGAACTGCACAGTTATATACATTTTAATCAGTCTGTGACTGAAATATTTTTACTACAGTTCAGGACTTTGCAATTtggttgtgtgtattttttcttttcttggcaaGCATACTTAAAGGGAGATGGGTCCCTTTTTAAGTGCAGCAAATTGGCATTGAAAAGCTTTGTATCACTTTGACCATCTGACTTAGGCTATGCACTGTCATACATttttagcaaaacaaaacaagtctctcttttttttaactactGTGCTGAAGGTTTATAATGTCTGGCTACTGAAACACATTTTGGTGGCCAGTGAATTGATGTTGAAGCTCTTTGCAACTCTCCAGTTAAACCTAACCTGTCTCTCACTTGAACATTGACTATTTTCTGTGTTAATTTATAGCCAAACATGCATTCCCTATTTATAAACTAGCAATTGGTTGAAGTGATCATTTTGTAAACCTCATGGCAGTGTTGTTTTTCTGCATAGAATATAGCATAGAAAGCTTGTAAGCTGTAATTGAAGATAATTCCCCTTGCTTTTCACACCTTGGTGACTTATTTATATGGGGCTGAATGTTATATTCATGATGGGCCTAGTTCTTTCAGAAGTATTGCTGGAAATAAAGACATTTTCTTTTGTAATTTTCAAGAACGACCAAAATAGCCTCTGAAACACGACATTAGATCACTTTGTAGGTAGGTTTTCTTTGACTGAGGTtctatttttgtttcatttttcaatACTAGTTGCAGTAATTGCACTGGCTTGGGGGACAGCTACAGCCTCAAAGCCAACAGTGTGTATGTGGGAGGTATAAAAGATACAAAAAGTGCTGTTGTGTTGCTAGGGTCATCTCAAGTTAGAAGAAATATCTGTCAATGCAAATCCACTGAAATGGCATGAACGTtattggactataacttattttgATGGAGTTATTTcaacaggtgggttttttttgccttgGATAAGTAGGACTTTGATTTACAAATCACCTTCCTTCTTGAATTCCCATCTTTATCATGGGGTAATTACCACAAGCATGCTAGGGTTTATTTCTACCCCAGTTAAAGGCCCTGTACTTCCATGAGGTCCTTCAGTTGCGGCATTGTAATCTCCTTTTAGGGTTTGGGACTTTGCATAGCATGCATGACTGTCTTAAAAGCAGTGTTAACTTGTTCGGTTGATAGTATTAAGCACTAACCCATCCCATGCCAATTCCAAGATTACGATCCGAAGCACTCATTTAGTTAAGTTACTTGTAAGGCCGCTGAAGCCACTGACAAGTACAGTAGCAAAGTTGTTTACAAAGTTATGGCTGTTTTGCAGCTGTGGATGCAAATCCAACCCTCCCATGCAAATCTTCTGTGTGGAAGCAACTTTTATACTTTATATAGTCAATGCAGTAATCAATTGGATGCTTTATTAATAACCTCAGCTTAGTGACAAGATGATAAAACTAGAATAAAGTCATTTGGCTTCTAGCAAGCTTAGCTCTGGTCTCTGTGACTGGCtgttggagtaaaaaaaaaaaaaaagaacttggAGATGTTCCACTGGGGATGTTTTCCCTGCAAGCCTGatagaaataaatggaaattgcTTGGGAGGGATTCCTGGGTGGTTGTGCCCGTAGTCATTGATGACAACTGTGAATGCCGATTCTTGACAGATGAGTCCTTACATCTTAACTGACCATGGAGCTGTATTTGACAGGCTGAAAACAGCTGTGTTCTTGTCTCGGAGTATAACACTTGCAATTCGTGTGATGTAATTTTTGTTTTAAGGACAAGATGAGGCAGGGAAAGTGAAATGGGTTGAAGCCCTTCTTCAAATGTAAACAGCTCTTCTTCACGTTCTTGCTTCTGACGAGCAATCTGAAGCGTTTGGAAAAATGAAGCTTCAACTTCTAGTGTGAAGTTGGTCACTTCTGTAACAAATGGCATCTTTCTGCACCAGAAATACTGCACTGCAGCCCTGTTTAAGAAGTTTCC containing:
- the GID8 gene encoding glucose-induced degradation protein 8 homolog, whose product is MSYAEKPDEITKDEWMEKLNNLHIQRADMNRLIMNYLVTEGFKEAAEKFRMESGIEPSVDLETLDERIKIREMILKGQIQEAIALINSLHPELLDTNRYLYFHLQQQHLIELIRQRETEAALEFAQTQLAEQGEESRECLTEMERTLALLAFDNPEESPFGDLLNMMQRQKVWSEVNQAVLDYENRESTPKLAKLLKLLLWAQNELDQKKVKYPKMTDLSKGTIEEPK